GACCACTTTTGCAACGCTTATTACACAACAGCTCCAATTGACTGATTGCAGCCTGGTGCAGCGCTGCGCCATGCCTTACGGAAATGGGGCCGATGCTTTCCTTTTCACCTCGCGATGATCTCGAGCCTCGCTTTAATGTGGTTCAAATCCAGCAGGAACGGTGCACCGGAGTGCTTTCATTAATCTTTATTAAATCACACAAGGCCACGAGGAAAGGAGCCGAGGGTTCGATGGTTTTCGTGTAGCGAATGTACTTCGGCCACAATATTCCACTTGCTTCCTTGATCGGGAGAAGATATCTCCGTCTGAAGGAAGAACTTTGTGACTAGGAAATGGCTTTCTTATTACGGTGAGCTGAAACATTGTACGATCGCCACCAGTTAGAAAAGTTCACGTCCGAAGGCTCTTGATCATCAACGAGCGAAAGCATCATTCGCAgctgggttttgttttacattctaAAAGTGAGTTCTTTCCATCAGTTCTGCCCACAAGCCCCACAATGATTGGAGGgagtttgattgatttgcgatgaaattgaaaattggtgAAGGGGGTCATTTCGGCGATGGTTGTGGCGTTCACAGTTTGCGAATTGGCCACAAATTTCCTCGCACACCTCGGTGCCCCCGGTGAAGGTGAACTCTGGTGCAAGCATTTCCCTTTTGTTTCCATCTCATCGAGAGCGAGGCGAGATCGCATCAGATCATCTGCACGAACTGGTGGCAAGATCAGATGTCTCTCTGTTTCAcgcagtgtttgtgttttctctgtgtgtgtgtgtgtgtgcactagTTTATTTTCCTCATCTCCTCTTTTCACTACCGGAACCGGTACGAGCTGTTTTCCTAATGACGGTCGATACCGAGGTGATTTCGAAGCGTCCGATCGCCACACCATTTGCAGACCGTTTTGTCCACTGAAGACCCGACTgctgcagatgatgatgatgagtgttGTGAATGGTTCAACGAGCAATTGGTATCCGCATTTAGACCTCTGCCTTTGGAGTGGTTAGGGAGGTGGGAGGAGAAAGGAGGGTGGTAGGGTATTTTGGTTTCTTTATTTGGGTGTCTCGATCGATCTTAAACAGCTCGTTAGCTCGGACAAGCTCGCGATGAGCTTGTTTCGGGTGCTTCCGTTGGTAGAAACTTTTTGGAGTAAATGGTATTGCAAAATTTACACCAGATTGACAAGGCTATCTTGATGGTGCGATTGTCGATCAGCATTGTATGTGTCATGAATGTTTGAACTGTGCGTTGTgttatacatatttttcttttgattttaattttctttatctctctactgaaaaacaaacaattaatgaaaacaaaccaatttgaCAAATGCGGTTGTGATGTTGCGAGGAGTTGCTTGCATTATTTAAGATTcagaagaaataattttcaaacttGTTTTCGATAAGGGCAGTAATCAAGATGGACCGATTCAAGCGATAACGCACGTATTACCAAAAATTGACTGATTTTTATGATTGTTCATTCGATGACTCCAATGTCTTAGCGTTCCACCAAGCTGTCCATCATTTTTGTAAGTATTGTATGATCGTCCTTGATCTAACCGTTAACGCATCGTCGATCGAGAAGAACTCAATTGACCTCAGTGAGATGCAAAAGTATGTTATGGACAAACCTCTCTCGTAGGATCTTATGAAAATGATCTTTAGCTAAGACATTGTAGCAGCTTATCTTCAAGGTCCTAAAGCCAGACAGCCAGCCTTTAGGATCTCGATAGTAGATAGAACCACTTAGGgaaattcatatttttcaatgaATGGAGATAGGCTCGCTATATAATTGCAAAGTTACACAATGAGTTTGTCATATTCCAGTATTTATTAGAAaattttagcaaaatttttgaagaatGCTAGAATTATTACAAAATTGTCTTCATTCAGTTGTTCCAAGCGTTATTCTGTTATTCCAAAGCTGCATGCTTTTCTTTCTAAGCGCTCTGTCGCCTCTAATTTTATGTCTTTGGCTTCTTTCATCTTTTTCCATCTTAATTTCTTTCCACAAGTCGATGCTATTTACACCGACTTTCAATCCGATCCTTCGATCATGTTCCTTCGAATCTTCTGTTGctcttaaaattttccaattttgttcTCAATCGATCTTTGATTTTCTGGCTAGGTTCTTTTCTCAGAGACCGCACTTATCTCGTTAAACATAATGGCACATTTTCGCACCACACTACTTTGAGGTTCCCAACACGGGCTCCTGTTATGTGGCCGGGTACTTCACCCATCGTTAGAACCGTTACTGCCTCTCATCTTCTGCCTATAATACATTATTAAATGTATTATTGCGTGCCATCTGTCGATTTAATTACTTTAGTTATTAAAATTTCGGTTGTATTTCTAGCATTAAGATTAGTTTGTGTAGCATAGCAGCAGAAAAACATATGAAACATATAAAACATTCTAATTCAAACATTctaaatgaaatttttttataattaataatgacggtccagtgccgtattgtcgaaTAATAAATGACAtgtttattgaaacaaaaagaatgtATTTCGCTCTTGTAAGCATTATAAGTTTCTCAAGTGGGAGATATATTAATTGCGCTCCACTATCATCTCTATCTCACCAAGTCAAAACAAACGTTCCTCCATCTGTCCATTTACCCTCAGCTGCTTGACCGACCGGAACCctttaaaacctttttctttGGTTTACAAACGCACGAcaataaacaagaaaacaaaaaaaaaaacgtaattcaaattcaatgcAGTAACATCACATAGTCTGAACCCCGAAAAAACGTGTGCAGATTGTTATGCGCGCTAGGCTCGATCCTTCCAACCACGCACTGTACTGTTGACCGTTGGCGCAGTTCATATTTTACGTTCATCATGTTTACTGTGTTACCATGCTTTATGACTTACCACCTTCTCTCGGGCGGAGGCTCTCTTCACTTTACTTTCTTCCTTCGGCGGGTTAATTTATACCTTTTTCTCTGTCCATTTCGTTTCACCGCATGCGAGTGCGTACCGTGTGTTGTATATAAGCGACATAAATCAGCCAATTGATTGGAGCAAtaagatttttccttttttattccgTAGTTCGGTTCGTACGGCGTTCGGAAGTCAGCGGTCCGTGGAGTGCGTTGCGTTTTCCCTTTGGCGCTGGGCAGAGCTCATTGCTGttgcttcaaaaaaaaaaaaaaatacgtagAAGAAGACACCGAAAAGGTTTCAACTCCCTACCtaagaaacacaaacacccacaGCTTGACTTTGGTTTAAAAAaggtttcacttttttttgcaaatgtttttgtttgcccattttCCAATATTATAAACATTCCCGATTGGTTTAGGGTTTGGAAGAGGTGGAAGATATCCCGGCTTCCCGCTAGAAACAATCCACAAGCTAAACAAACAACCACAACGCAAAAGCCCCTGTGAAGAATGTTTAATTAGAACTAATTGTGGGAACTAAAGCGACGAACCATATCGCCTGTTTGTGCGAGCACTGAACACCCGGACCGATAGCTGAACCACGAAATCATGTAATATTATTGTGCTGGAAGTCAAATTGTCTAATGTTGGTACGATCAGTTTGACATCTTATCTTATTTATTCCGTTGCGTTACAGGCCTCAACCGATTAGTTGAATTAAATAACTTTCTCCACCAAATGCACGTCCGGAAATGCAATTGCAAGCGTTCTGTTCCCGTGAATGAATGGGTGATCACACAGAATCAGTCCCATTGAAGCCCCCACTCTCATTACAATCGGCACCATCTCGAGCACGCGTTACACATTTAATGCCGTGTGGTTGTGGTTAAGGAAGACAAGAAAGGGCTTTAGACAAAAGGGCCACGATAGTGTGGCCTGTTGGTAGATGCAACACCGATCGAGGCAAGCAAGTACTCGATCCAGTTCGAACGCCTTTTCAAACTCTCTTTTGCTGTCCCCAAGGTGGACAATGCACCTGGATCGAATGAATAGGAGGACTTACCTCATGACCTGCCTGGTAATGGACTATCTACTACCGTGCCGGTTAAATTGTTGGGTGGACGCTTTTTGAAGATCATCGCGGTCCGATCTCGTTCCGCAGAATCGCCGACcgcgacgacgatgacgacgacgacgaatgaACCAGTGTGGCCTGCTGCcaaagcacaagaaaaagaaaagcacaaaaaaaaacaccccgaTTCAACAATAGGCCGGTTGGAGGTGGTATATAAGCAGGTGAATTTCGGCAGTCTTTGAAGCATTCCTTTGCGGTCAGTGTTTGAAGGCAGGTCGTTCAGTAAACGTCCGCCTCCCGTCCTCAGGGAAATAGTGTGATTAGTAAAGACAGCAGTTGTTGAAGTGTCGTGCGTGTGATATAGGTTTCGCCAGtgggtaaaaaaaactaagaaatGGTTAGTGAAGCTGAAATAGAAAACCTCTAACGAGAGCAATTAAAGTGGAATATCTTATCGATTGAAAGTTTTTCCTCAAAGACATGTGTGAGCGTCGTGTACGAAGAGATTGGAGCGCATTAAAATCGAGTGAAATCTTGCATTCAAGTGTGGAAATGTCACAGCAAAGGAGGCATCCGTTGTGCGTTGAGGGGCTTTGTTGTGATGAGGGAGTGTAATGAAATCGAATGTGTCCATGTTTCGAATGGTTTCGAATCGATGATCTTCAAGAAATTGAAGTAGCAAAAGTGTTTGACTGGTTTCTTTTTAATGTGTTTAGCGTAATTAAATTTGCTAACTTTGCTCGCGACTTCTCTTCAATTTAttggaattttcaagattAATTAATTGATATGAGttatggaaattaaaaatggcCTCCAGTGTTTGGCCTGTTATGTCTTGGACTGCCCTTCAATTTCTTGAGGACTCGTTTGACATTCATTAAGAAGACTCATTTATGCATACATTTGGATGGCTGTTACTGCATTTTGATGATCATTTCTCTCGATTGTGTGCGCCCTCGGCGCTCGATTTCCATCACAATACGTCACCGAACGTGCACCAGTTTTCAAACGTGCCTGACGCATCTTTCTTCGTATCCCTACAGGCCGTTAAACTGGTAGCCTCGCTGTTACTGCTCACGGTAGCCGTCCTTGCCAGCAAAGATGCCAGCAAACCGGTCGACAGCGGGCCAGCCATTGCCAGCACCCCGAAGAACCAGCCACCTTCCATCGCACCTTCCAAATCACCAGCGACGGTGACAAAGAAAGCACCCCACGGTAAGCGAGAAGTGACCAGCTACGGATTaccgcaccacacacacagtcgTTACCCGTTCGGTGGGCATGTGCAACCTTTGGCGGAGTTCTACGCACCAGCCACTAGCCACGGCTCGTACAGTTACAGCATCCCGCAGCATTCTGCCTTCCCGCCAATGCACGTGCCGGCTTCGTTCGGTGCGCATAAGCTCTACCTCGGACCTGCACCGTCCCTTACCAGCTTCAAGTACACCCCGAGTGTGGCCTCATCGCATGCTTTTTTCTCACCATCGCTTGGACACCATGCTCCGCACCAATCTTTCGGAGGATTTAGCGATGCTGGAACCATCAAGTACGGAAGCTACGGTTCCAAGGATCTATCCGATCTGCTGAAACAGCTCCACTCGGTTGGTCCGCTTACGATAAAGGCTATCCCGAGCAGTTACGCATATGGAGCACCGTTTGGCGAGCAACACGACACTGGCAACAGCCATTCGGTAGTACTTGACAGCAACGCGTTCCATCTTAAACCGATGCCGCTGAAGATTCACGAGCTGCCAAGCTTTACCCATTCATCATCTAGCCTGCCGCATGCGGCCGCACTCACCGCACCGGCAGGTCCTACCTCAACCTCATCCACGTACGGCCATGTTGCACATTCGCTCGGATACGAACCTTCGTACGCGAACGGTGTTAAGGGACTACGCCACTACTCTTCCTCGAATGTCCCGTCGAACGATCTTTACACGGGCAACAAGTATATCTCCACGCTGAATCTGCATCAGCCCACGACCGCTACCATGGTGTCACCGTTGCACACCTCCGTCCACTCATCGGTCGGTCACCAGAAACCCTTCAAACCTTCCACCTACCTTGGTTCCACGCATGAAACCATCTCCTCTCCCTCGACATCCCACACCGGGTCGTATCTGGCTCCTTCACTGCAATACCTTCCACCGGTCAGTAAAGGATCACAATACCCGCACAAGCTGAGCTACGATTCTCCGGCCAAGCATGGTTAcctgccaccaccaccaccaacaccgtcCACCAATGCGTACCTACCGCCGCACAACATACCTGCCCACGGATATCTACCGCCTGTGGCCAGCGGTAGCACCAGCTACATCTCCCATTCTTCCGCCTCTGGACCTTCAGCGTCCGGTTCGCACGAGGAGACAGGCCGGAAGCCACAGCTTCATCACCACAATTCGGAGCATTCTAGCGAAAGTCTCGAATATAGTGGAGCGACTGCGCCCGTTCCAACGCCATCTTCAGTTACGTCGTCGCATCACTGGAAGCACTAGGACATTAACTAGTTTAGAGCTCCTGTTAGGTCCTATTAGGTTTCGAGGTGGTAACCGCGGTAGCTCCACCGTGTAGCGAGGAAGTGGTAATAACAAGCGAGTGTTAGAGGGGAGGAGGTAACCTTGGCTTGTTGGAAAACTAATGTACGATACAATAACTTATATGtgttaattatatttaaatacaAAGCCTGTACAGTGTGACAATAATGACTCTTGCACGGACGTTTATGTGCTTCATTAGTAAGAGCGAActtattaaataaatcataaacaaacaaacacataatcGCTTCCTTTCtccaatttaaaatatctcctTTAAATCCAACCTCGTGAAAGGTCTCCTTCAGCTTGCCCAAACGAAAGTGGCAAagagtgtctgtgtgtgtgtggccctCCCGGGGGTTGGATTTCGTTGTGGTGCGTGAACAACATCCTACGTAACGCAGATTGGCCCATCCGAAAGCACGTGGTGTTGGGTAGGAATAGTTTCAATCAATTTGTACGATATGATATGGGGCTAATGTTACGCTAATTAAACGTTAATCGACCGCGTGTTTGGGAAGATGGTATGGATGAAACTACTAAATGGTTCTGTAATGGGTGAAATTAAAACCCCAATTTTGGGCGCGTGTGGAACCATCATCCCGTGACCGAAGGTGGTCGGAAAAGACAGATAAATACTAGATTTCCATGGTGTCAAACAGTAAATTTCCACTGAacagaaaattcaatttaaattcctTTTGAAAGCAAAAGTTAATTAATGTATTCATTAATTAAAATCGGTTGATTTCTACGTcgtagtttattttattatctaCATTCGCGGAGTTTTGAGCTAACAGTTCCAACTTCATACGTGTAGTAACTGCCGTGTTTGCTGAAGTAATTGATTTGATCTATTGAGTATTAGGGATGTATGAAATTAATCTTCTCTGACTATACTCAATAAGCAGTTAAAGAGAGTAATGGAATAGGACGTAGTTCAATAACAGATTATTCTGATGCACCAGATGACCGTATAATCATCCGTTATGCGTCGACGCTTCGCTGAGCAAGGATTGAAAAACCATTTTGCTAGGAAGCACCCGTTCTTCCAACCGGAAGCCGGActattaagaaaaaaatggtttgaattTCGTCAGAACCCACGTAACTAAATCTAAATTTGAGCTATTTAATAAGAAGAAAGGGCGCCATAGATTCTGGCGCATAAGTGATGAATTACTGCAGGACAGGTCTACTAGCCCACCATGAAACACGGTGGAAGTAATGTTATGGTCTAAGGTTGTTTTATAGTTTGTTGTGAGTAATGTAGTCTCTATCAATGGAATTATGACAGCAGATGATTATGTTGATATTCTGTATGAAAATCTGGACGACTCATTGGTGAAAACGGGATTGAAAAGCAGTGGCGGTTCAAGACCCTTGATGTTTTCCAGCAAAACGTTAGTTGAAGCCCGTACTACATCGTATCAGCAGGGACCTGGGACTTCCATAAATGCCCGGGGCTGCCATGACCAACGAGATACTTATAAGAAAATCCATGTCAGTCTAGGCCCCATGAAAGATCCCCAAGCATCGTCTCAGTTTGCTTATACTATGATCGGCCCTTGTTGGAAAGTAACTGCATCATTACAGACGCTTGGAATGATCAAACCAGCGTCCTCATTTAAACGCAACTGTGAATCTTTTGGCCATCTTCGATTACaaagtggaaaaaatacatgcGGTAGAAGGCCTATAAAGATCTGGGTACTTCAGACTTCACAACTGCCTCAGATAATCAAAAATAATGCGGAAGAAATGTGTTTTGTACAAGAGCTAAACAAAGACATAACGATGTATTATGGAATTCTTTCGGATTTCATAGTTTCGTTACAAATTTCACCATCCaaaaagcagcaagaaaagaatgaaaaaaaaaactactgaTGCCATGACTGATGCCAGGATACTGTGGTGATCGCCACTATACCAATTCGACCTTGCAGTACATTCCAAAAGAAGCGAGTGAAAAGATTTCATCGGCCAGTATGGTATGGCCGTGCAGATTAAAgctcttttttgctttgtaataATACGGTGCGGGTCATGAGGAGACGGACAGTGTTGCAATGTGGATCGTGCTTGGTGTAGAAGATTTGGAAAAATTCAGTCTACGATTGCACGGAGACTGTGGATGTCGAGTGAGTATGTTAACGAGAAACAAGACTGATTATTAATCTATTTTCCCCCAAGCGTCATTCACTACGCctctcaaagaaaaaaaaaagcgtaagaCCTTGAACTTGTCTAAACAATACGGTCcaaacttttttctttcccacgTACCATTAAAAAACGGAAACCAAGTAACATCCCACCTTATCGTTATTGCGGCGAACAAAACAAGCTACCTGATGATCGTTTCGTTCGTCTTCGTCAGGCGTACATATCAAAAAGGCGCCACACGGTTTCCACCGGGGCAAGGCCAACTGAAGGAAAGCAGAAAGCAGAAattcacacacagacaccaaACGAGCCCGGCACGCGCATTTCATCTCCAACCTCAGCCACGATGGTGCAATGCGCTGATCATGCGCTCAAATGGACAACAAATTGCATCATGGAAGAGCGCACAGCTCAAGTTGAGCCTTGCCGATGTATGTCCAGAGAGTGTCTGGATTTCACATATGCATACGCTCCCCGCGTTAGCGAACGGTCGAATAATGCCCGGTCGGTCGTACGCGCTTACTAACGCTCCTTTCAACGGTCTAAACTCTGGCGTGGCCATTGCTCTAATTATAACCCGTCGTCCCCCACAAAATTAGTGGCACAATGTAGGCGAAGGAGACTGTGAGGAAAGTTATTACGAATCGAAGCACACATCGATGTGGCTCGGCATGGCATGGACGATCCTAACAAGTTGTTTGTATGAAAGTACCCCACACAAGGTTTTCCATCCTTTCCGTTGGCTTACGCTTTAATCCGTGGAAAAGCGATGTGATCCGTGTCCATCCCGGTGCGGGATTAGTGATGATGATTACCCAGGGTGAGGGGCTGGTTCTACTCCGTCTACGGATCACCGGGTGAATGATTATGTTCGCGCTGGCGTAATGTAATTACTGTCGTTATTAGCTCAAAATACACCGACACCATAAAAAAACAGTCCGTGGCACGAGATGTATGTCCGGGAAGCCGGTTGCGGAAAAGCAACGATCAAACAAGCcaaacgagagcgaaagcaaCACGGAAAGGTACGTGAGCAACGTGATCGCCTCTGCCAGATACCTTCCGATCGTTCTCCCTGGGATGTTGTCGGGAGTGGACAGGAGAGCAACGAAATAATTCCCATTTTTGACAAATTCGTGGCAGAAACAGGCACACACTGAAACCTTGGTTGCGACCTAACCAATTCGCGTGTGATCGAGCGTGCAAGAAATTCACCTGCCCGTGCATGCCCTCTCATTGCAGCCTCAAGCATCGACCATTAGACCAGATCTTCACAGTTACACGACTTTGCGC
This genomic window from Anopheles maculipalpis chromosome 2RL, idAnoMacuDA_375_x, whole genome shotgun sequence contains:
- the LOC126565011 gene encoding uncharacterized protein LOC126565011; amino-acid sequence: MTCLAVKLVASLLLLTVAVLASKDASKPVDSGPAIASTPKNQPPSIAPSKSPATVTKKAPHGKREVTSYGLPHHTHSRYPFGGHVQPLAEFYAPATSHGSYSYSIPQHSAFPPMHVPASFGAHKLYLGPAPSLTSFKYTPSVASSHAFFSPSLGHHAPHQSFGGFSDAGTIKYGSYGSKDLSDLLKQLHSVGPLTIKAIPSSYAYGAPFGEQHDTGNSHSVVLDSNAFHLKPMPLKIHELPSFTHSSSSLPHAAALTAPAGPTSTSSTYGHVAHSLGYEPSYANGVKGLRHYSSSNVPSNDLYTGNKYISTLNLHQPTTATMVSPLHTSVHSSVGHQKPFKPSTYLGSTHETISSPSTSHTGSYLAPSLQYLPPVSKGSQYPHKLSYDSPAKHGYLPPPPPTPSTNAYLPPHNIPAHGYLPPVASGSTSYISHSSASGPSASGSHEETGRKPQLHHHNSEHSSESLEYSGATAPVPTPSSVTSSHHWKH